The following are encoded together in the Parabacteroides chongii genome:
- a CDS encoding TonB-dependent receptor: MNKIVTLEIIGKKSFHLFRKIPLVMRLSVVFFFLSLGIAVAGNTYAQNATLSLDMSNSTIANVLEAVENQTDFSFIYDASIVNTSRKVSVKVDEKNIFDVLNKLFGESDVAYTVVNTKIILNKKEVIMQQAAKTVKGVVTDKSGEPIIGANVLQKGTTNGTITDVDGNFTLTVPDNSIIVISYIGYNPQEIKYAGQSSLKVLLEEDSQNIEEVVVTALGIKKKESSLTYSTQQVGGDELTRAKDPNMINALAGKTAGVQISKSSSGLGGSAKVSIRGNRSVSGNNQPLYVIDGVPMLNSSNEQAVSAIGGTADAGNRDGGDGISNLNPDDIESMSILKGASAAALYGSQAANGVILITTKKGKAGVQKVTFSSNLTVDHAMSLPEFQNEYGMDKETKTSWGQKGNLTAYDNAGDFFQNGVTAINSLSLTTGNEKMQTYFSYANTSAKGIVEHNKMQKHNLNFRETASFFDDYLKLDANVNLMSQSIKNRPASGGYYMNPLVGLYRFPRGENIGEYRTNFETFNDTRNLMEQNWYTDAERDMEQNPYWITNRIKSNDKRTRAIASLTASLKITDWLSLQARGTVDYTHDTYNQKMYASTAPAIAGSNGRYIDLNHTETLYYGDFMAMFNKKWGDFALTGAIGGSINSTTLNSLRLDSKTASLYYPNQFSVANIMMSTASYIDQQIDQKRVMQSLFATAQLGWKESLYLDLTARNDWSSTLAYTKHSSFFYPSVGLSWIINNSLTMPEWINFGKVRGSWSKVGNDLPLFISNPIAGSNDLIVAGGAIQTNSKAPFDELKPEMSTSWEVGTEWKFFDYRLDFDFTYYKTNTKNQLFTLPSSAGAAYKYYYVNAGNIQNQGVEISLGVTPVMTEDFRWKTSFNFSTNKNKVIELHPDLKTFVYGDEGFSSSYSMRLVEGGALGDIYGKAFERDDKTGEIAFTKDEDGDLIPNVVGSGNTVKVGNSNPDFMLGWGNTLTYKGFSLYFLIDGRFGGDVLSQTQADMDQKGVSIESAEARNAGFVDLEGTHVNPSKFYTAVSGRNGCTEYYMYSATNIRLRELSLGYTFPRRLLEKTKVFQDVQLSFVGRNLFFFHKSAPFDPDAVLSTGNDNQGIDVFGMPTTRSLGFNVKFTF, translated from the coding sequence ATGAATAAAATTGTAACCTTAGAAATTATCGGGAAGAAAAGTTTTCATCTTTTCCGAAAAATACCATTAGTTATGAGATTGAGCGTTGTATTCTTTTTCCTTAGTCTTGGTATCGCAGTAGCGGGTAATACGTATGCACAGAATGCTACGCTCTCGCTGGATATGTCGAACAGTACGATAGCCAACGTGCTGGAAGCCGTTGAGAACCAAACGGACTTCTCTTTCATCTATGATGCCAGTATCGTGAACACCAGCCGTAAAGTGTCGGTGAAAGTGGACGAAAAGAACATTTTCGATGTGCTGAACAAATTGTTCGGTGAATCCGATGTCGCCTACACGGTAGTAAACACCAAAATTATCCTCAATAAAAAAGAGGTGATTATGCAGCAGGCAGCCAAGACTGTCAAAGGAGTTGTTACGGATAAATCCGGCGAACCGATCATCGGTGCGAACGTGTTGCAGAAAGGGACAACGAACGGTACGATAACCGATGTCGACGGTAATTTCACATTGACCGTGCCCGATAATTCCATCATCGTTATATCTTATATCGGATATAACCCACAGGAAATCAAATATGCAGGACAATCATCTTTAAAAGTGTTGTTGGAAGAAGATTCCCAAAATATCGAAGAAGTGGTGGTAACCGCTTTGGGTATCAAGAAAAAAGAATCCTCCCTGACTTATTCGACCCAGCAGGTCGGCGGCGACGAGCTGACTCGTGCCAAGGACCCGAACATGATCAATGCCTTGGCTGGTAAGACTGCCGGTGTACAGATCAGTAAGAGTTCTTCCGGTTTAGGTGGATCTGCCAAGGTTTCTATCCGTGGTAACCGCTCGGTAAGCGGTAATAACCAGCCATTATATGTAATCGACGGTGTGCCGATGCTGAACAGCAGCAATGAACAGGCTGTCAGTGCGATCGGTGGTACGGCGGATGCCGGTAACCGTGACGGTGGCGATGGTATTTCCAACCTGAATCCGGACGACATCGAAAGTATGAGTATCCTGAAAGGTGCTTCGGCTGCTGCATTGTATGGTTCGCAAGCAGCCAACGGTGTTATCCTGATCACAACGAAGAAAGGAAAGGCTGGTGTGCAGAAAGTAACTTTCTCTTCCAACCTGACAGTCGATCATGCAATGAGTTTGCCGGAATTTCAGAACGAATATGGTATGGATAAGGAAACGAAGACCAGCTGGGGACAGAAAGGTAATCTGACTGCTTATGATAATGCAGGCGATTTCTTCCAGAACGGCGTAACCGCTATCAACTCCCTGTCTTTGACAACCGGTAACGAAAAGATGCAGACTTACTTCTCCTATGCCAACACCAGTGCCAAGGGAATCGTGGAGCATAACAAGATGCAGAAGCATAACCTGAACTTCCGCGAAACCGCCAGTTTCTTCGATGATTACCTGAAACTGGATGCAAACGTGAACCTGATGTCGCAGAGTATCAAGAACCGTCCGGCTTCCGGTGGTTATTATATGAACCCGTTGGTTGGTCTTTACCGTTTCCCGCGTGGTGAGAATATCGGTGAATATCGCACGAACTTTGAAACATTTAATGATACCCGCAACCTGATGGAACAAAACTGGTATACGGATGCCGAACGCGATATGGAACAGAACCCGTACTGGATCACGAACCGTATCAAGAGTAACGACAAGCGTACACGTGCCATCGCTTCTTTGACTGCCAGCCTGAAGATTACGGATTGGCTGAGCCTGCAAGCTCGTGGAACAGTCGATTATACACACGATACATATAATCAAAAGATGTATGCTTCAACCGCACCGGCTATCGCTGGTTCAAACGGTCGTTATATCGACCTGAATCATACAGAGACATTGTATTACGGTGATTTTATGGCTATGTTCAATAAGAAATGGGGCGATTTCGCTTTGACGGGCGCAATCGGTGGTAGCATCAACAGTACGACTCTCAACTCGTTGAGACTGGACTCGAAGACAGCTTCCCTATATTATCCGAACCAGTTCTCGGTTGCCAACATCATGATGTCAACAGCTTCTTATATCGACCAGCAGATCGATCAGAAACGTGTGATGCAGTCTCTCTTTGCAACTGCCCAGCTGGGATGGAAAGAAAGCTTGTACTTGGACCTGACCGCCCGTAACGACTGGTCGTCGACTCTGGCGTATACGAAACACAGCAGTTTCTTCTATCCGTCGGTAGGTTTGTCATGGATCATCAATAATTCGCTGACGATGCCGGAATGGATCAACTTCGGTAAGGTAAGAGGTTCATGGAGTAAAGTAGGTAATGACCTGCCTCTTTTCATCAGTAACCCGATTGCGGGAAGCAACGACCTGATCGTGGCTGGCGGAGCTATCCAGACCAATTCAAAGGCTCCGTTCGACGAACTGAAACCTGAAATGAGTACTTCATGGGAAGTGGGTACGGAATGGAAATTCTTCGACTATCGTCTGGACTTCGATTTTACTTACTATAAGACAAACACGAAGAACCAGTTGTTTACGTTGCCTTCTTCTGCCGGTGCAGCTTATAAATATTACTATGTAAATGCCGGTAACATCCAGAACCAGGGTGTTGAAATCAGCTTGGGGGTCACTCCGGTGATGACGGAAGATTTCCGTTGGAAGACCTCTTTTAACTTCTCGACAAACAAGAACAAGGTGATTGAACTTCATCCTGACCTGAAGACATTTGTTTATGGTGACGAAGGTTTCTCTTCTTCTTACTCTATGCGCCTTGTTGAAGGTGGTGCACTGGGTGATATCTATGGTAAGGCGTTCGAACGCGACGATAAGACCGGAGAGATCGCTTTTACAAAAGATGAAGACGGTGATCTGATCCCTAACGTAGTCGGTTCAGGTAATACGGTCAAAGTAGGTAACAGCAATCCTGATTTTATGTTGGGTTGGGGCAATACGCTGACTTATAAAGGATTCAGCCTTTACTTCTTGATCGATGGCCGTTTTGGTGGCGATGTATTGTCACAGACACAGGCCGATATGGACCAGAAAGGTGTGAGCATTGAATCAGCCGAAGCCCGTAATGCCGGATTCGTAGACCTGGAAGGTACGCATGTCAACCCGTCAAAATTCTATACGGCTGTCAGTGGCCGTAACGGATGTACGGAATATTATATGTATAGTGCAACCAATATCCGCCTGCGCGAACTTTCTTTAGGATATACATTCCCGAGGAGATTGCTGGAGAAAACAAAGGTTTTCCAGGATGTACAGTTGTCATTTGTAGGTCGTAACTTATTCTTCTTCCACAAATCGGCTCCTTTCGATCCGGATGCAGTCCTTTCGACAGGCAACGACAACCAGGGTATCGATGTATTCGGTATGCCGACAACCAGAAGCTTAGGTTTCAATGTTAAATTTACATTCTAA
- a CDS encoding FecR family protein: protein MIVDEYILIRYIDGTLPDDERSQVDDWVAALPENAKLLEQVYFTLQVTDRVRVMESVDPEMALVRFKSKVRKQNKKVSLHRSLQMLQRVAAVLFIPVLIMSAYFFMQMGQERVRMVEVRTNPGVVSTFDLPDGSKVWLNAGSSLKYPANFWPECRQVELTGQGYFEVTKNPEKPFIVKVDPVYSVEVLGTRFDVSAYKDDDFVSTTLVEGSVQLNISQASGHITHQLLKPDERAEFTRVGGKLYITSVNAANNTAWRNGEIIFKNQPMSRVLKALTRHYNVRFDVKDKEVLEAIITARFKDEQLPQVMEYLKLASNVKFKINKPAITADNRLEMSVIEISKE, encoded by the coding sequence ATGATAGTAGACGAATATATACTGATAAGATACATCGACGGCACACTGCCCGACGACGAACGCTCCCAGGTTGACGACTGGGTGGCAGCCTTGCCGGAAAATGCGAAGTTACTGGAGCAGGTCTATTTTACCCTGCAGGTGACAGACCGCGTACGGGTGATGGAGTCGGTAGATCCCGAAATGGCTCTGGTCCGTTTCAAATCGAAAGTTCGTAAACAAAATAAAAAAGTTAGTTTACACCGTTCCCTACAGATGCTGCAAAGAGTTGCAGCCGTACTTTTTATCCCGGTGTTAATTATGTCTGCCTATTTCTTTATGCAGATGGGGCAGGAGAGGGTGCGCATGGTCGAAGTGCGCACCAATCCCGGGGTAGTTTCGACGTTCGACCTGCCGGACGGTTCGAAAGTTTGGTTGAACGCAGGGAGTTCTTTGAAGTATCCGGCTAATTTCTGGCCCGAATGCCGTCAGGTCGAACTGACCGGGCAAGGGTATTTCGAAGTGACGAAGAATCCGGAAAAACCTTTCATCGTGAAAGTCGATCCGGTCTATTCGGTAGAAGTTTTGGGAACCCGTTTCGATGTTTCCGCCTATAAAGATGACGATTTTGTCTCGACCACCCTTGTGGAAGGCTCGGTACAGCTGAACATCTCGCAGGCAAGCGGTCACATTACCCACCAGCTCCTGAAGCCCGATGAGCGGGCGGAGTTTACGCGGGTGGGCGGTAAATTGTACATCACTTCGGTCAACGCCGCCAACAATACAGCCTGGCGGAACGGCGAGATCATTTTCAAGAATCAGCCCATGTCGCGGGTACTCAAGGCGTTGACGCGCCATTATAATGTGCGCTTCGACGTGAAAGACAAGGAAGTGCTTGAAGCCATCATCACTGCCAGGTTTAAAGACGAACAGTTGCCGCAGGTGATGGAATATCTCAAACTGGCATCGAACGTCAAGTTCAAGATCAACAAACCGGCGATAACCGCCGACAACCGGCTGGAAATGTCAGTCATAGAAATATCAAAAGAGTAA
- the gpmA gene encoding 2,3-diphosphoglycerate-dependent phosphoglycerate mutase: MKKIVLLRHGESAWNKENRFTGWTDVDLTEKGIEEARKAGDLLRKEGYVFDKAYTSYLKRAVKTLNNVLDRMDQDWIPVEKSWRLNEKHYGALQGLNKSETAEKYGDEQVLIWRRSYDVAPHALSEDDPRNPRFEIRYKDVPDEELPRTESLKDTIDRILPYWKEVIFPSLETADQILVTAHGNSLRGIIKYVRNIPDEDIVHLNLPTAVPYVLEFDDDLNLIKDYFLGDPEEIKKLMEAVANQGKKDKK, from the coding sequence ATGAAAAAGATAGTTTTGCTCCGTCACGGCGAAAGTGCCTGGAACAAGGAGAACCGGTTTACCGGATGGACCGATGTCGATCTTACCGAAAAAGGTATTGAGGAAGCCCGTAAAGCGGGCGATTTGCTGCGGAAAGAAGGGTATGTTTTCGATAAAGCCTATACATCTTATTTAAAGCGTGCTGTTAAGACATTAAATAATGTACTCGACCGGATGGACCAGGACTGGATTCCGGTGGAAAAAAGCTGGCGGCTGAACGAAAAGCATTACGGCGCACTGCAGGGTCTCAATAAAAGCGAGACGGCAGAAAAGTACGGCGACGAACAGGTGCTGATCTGGCGCAGAAGTTACGACGTGGCACCGCATGCCCTGAGCGAGGACGATCCGCGTAACCCACGTTTCGAGATCCGTTATAAAGATGTACCCGACGAGGAGTTGCCGCGCACGGAATCGCTGAAAGATACCATCGACCGCATCCTGCCTTACTGGAAAGAGGTGATTTTTCCGTCGCTCGAAACAGCCGACCAAATTCTGGTGACGGCTCACGGGAACAGCCTGAGAGGTATCATTAAATATGTACGCAACATTCCGGATGAGGATATCGTACATTTGAACCTGCCTACCGCCGTTCCTTACGTACTCGAATTCGATGACGACCTGAACCTTATAAAAGATTATTTTTTGGGTGATCCGGAAGAAATCAAGAAATTGATGGAAGCCGTTGCTAACCAGGGAAAAAAAGATAAAAAATAG
- a CDS encoding RNA polymerase sigma-70 factor translates to MITSNEETLNRLKTGDESVFDTVYKQYYRGLCAFASQYVAETETEEIVQEVMMWLWENRSALIPEMSLKSLLFTMVKNKCLNNITHNQIKQRVHEALYAKFENQFEDPDFYMEGELIALATKAIHALPEEYRKAFEMNRFGHLTYNEIAERTGVSPKTIAYRISQSLKILRTELKDYMPLLIALLH, encoded by the coding sequence GTGATTACAAGCAACGAAGAGACCTTAAATAGACTAAAAACCGGCGACGAAAGCGTATTTGATACGGTCTACAAACAATATTACAGGGGGCTATGCGCATTTGCATCCCAATATGTGGCCGAAACAGAAACTGAAGAAATCGTGCAGGAAGTAATGATGTGGCTTTGGGAAAACCGTTCTGCGCTGATTCCCGAAATGTCCCTGAAATCCTTGCTGTTCACTATGGTGAAAAACAAATGCCTGAACAATATCACCCACAACCAGATCAAACAACGGGTACACGAGGCGTTATACGCCAAGTTCGAAAACCAGTTTGAAGATCCCGACTTTTATATGGAAGGCGAGCTGATCGCATTGGCGACCAAGGCTATCCATGCGCTACCGGAAGAATACCGAAAAGCGTTCGAGATGAACCGCTTCGGACACCTTACCTACAACGAGATAGCCGAACGCACCGGAGTCTCTCCCAAAACCATCGCCTACCGCATTTCCCAATCATTGAAAATACTCCGCACGGAACTGAAAGATTACATGCCGCTGCTGATCGCTTTATTACATTAA
- a CDS encoding DUF3078 domain-containing protein, with protein MKRTYLMILFVALATIAYGQTDDKGYEEGKFVLKGVSGLNLSQTAMTNWSAGGENSVAGNAYLNGSLTHKSGNWLWVTNLVLDYGLTKTKSQGMRKSTDKIGLSTQLGYSTNNVWFYTLMGDLNTQFAKGYNYPDKEHYISNFFAPAYSNISLGMEYRPKSNYSIFLSPVSAKMTWVADDYLSDLGAFGVDPGDRFKIECGAYLKARAEMPLMENVSLITTADFFTPYDSQFGNIDVNWDMLISMKINKFLSATLNTTLKYDNDVKTFDDNGTKHGAKVQFKEILGVGLAYNF; from the coding sequence ATGAAACGTACATACTTAATGATATTGTTCGTCGCACTGGCAACTATCGCATACGGTCAGACTGACGATAAAGGATATGAAGAAGGAAAATTTGTGTTAAAAGGCGTATCGGGTCTTAACCTGTCGCAGACAGCCATGACCAACTGGTCGGCAGGTGGCGAAAACTCCGTTGCCGGAAACGCCTACCTGAACGGATCGCTGACACATAAAAGCGGCAACTGGCTTTGGGTGACCAACCTCGTTCTCGACTACGGACTGACGAAAACCAAATCGCAGGGCATGCGCAAGAGCACGGACAAGATCGGACTCTCCACCCAGCTGGGCTACTCGACCAACAATGTCTGGTTCTACACGCTGATGGGCGATCTGAACACGCAGTTCGCTAAAGGATACAATTATCCGGACAAGGAACATTACATTTCCAACTTCTTTGCTCCTGCTTATTCCAACATCTCTTTGGGTATGGAATACCGCCCTAAAAGCAACTATTCGATCTTCCTCTCTCCTGTTTCCGCCAAGATGACCTGGGTGGCAGACGATTATCTCTCCGACCTGGGCGCATTCGGCGTCGATCCGGGCGACCGTTTCAAGATCGAATGCGGCGCTTACCTGAAAGCCCGTGCGGAAATGCCGTTGATGGAAAACGTGAGCCTGATCACGACCGCCGACTTCTTCACCCCGTACGACAGCCAGTTCGGAAACATCGACGTCAACTGGGATATGCTGATCAGCATGAAGATCAACAAATTCCTCTCAGCTACGCTCAACACGACGCTGAAATACGATAACGACGTGAAAACTTTCGACGACAACGGTACGAAACACGGCGCAAAAGTACAGTTCAAAGAGATACTCGGTGTAGGGCTTGCTTACAATTTCTGA
- the pheS gene encoding phenylalanine--tRNA ligase subunit alpha → MIDKIKALLQEVENMKAANAEELEALRIKYLSKKGEISSLMNDFRNVAADQKREVGQFLNQLKEATQNKINELKAGFDNVQTGDDDIDLTRTAYPVQLGTRHPLSIVKKEICDIFGRLGFSIAEGPEIEDDWHVFSSLNFAEDHPARDMQDTFFIQHNPDVLLRTHTSSVQTRVMENQEPPIRIICPGRVYRNEAISYRAHCFFHQVEALYVDKNVSFADLKQALLFFAKEMFGPETKIRLRPSYFPFTEPSAEMDISCNLCGGKGCAFCKHTGWVEILGCGMVDPNVLENCGIDSKVYTGYALGMGIERITNLKYQVKDLRMFSENDVRFLKQFESAN, encoded by the coding sequence ATGATCGATAAAATTAAGGCTCTGCTTCAGGAAGTAGAGAATATGAAGGCTGCAAATGCCGAAGAACTGGAAGCTTTACGTATCAAATATCTCAGCAAGAAAGGTGAGATATCTTCCCTGATGAACGATTTCCGCAATGTTGCGGCAGATCAGAAGCGTGAAGTGGGACAGTTTCTGAACCAGCTGAAAGAAGCTACTCAAAATAAGATCAACGAACTGAAAGCAGGTTTTGACAACGTACAGACAGGCGACGATGACATCGACCTGACCCGTACCGCTTATCCGGTGCAGCTGGGTACGCGCCATCCCCTTTCCATCGTTAAAAAAGAAATCTGTGATATTTTCGGACGACTGGGATTCAGCATCGCTGAAGGACCGGAGATCGAAGATGACTGGCATGTGTTTTCTTCTTTAAATTTTGCTGAAGATCACCCTGCACGTGATATGCAGGATACATTCTTCATACAACATAACCCGGATGTTTTACTTCGTACACACACTTCGTCGGTACAGACCCGCGTGATGGAGAATCAAGAACCTCCTATCCGTATCATCTGTCCGGGACGCGTATATCGTAATGAAGCCATCTCTTACCGCGCTCACTGTTTCTTCCACCAGGTGGAAGCACTCTACGTCGATAAGAATGTCTCATTCGCCGACTTAAAACAGGCATTGCTTTTCTTTGCAAAAGAAATGTTCGGTCCGGAAACGAAAATTCGTTTGCGCCCCTCCTACTTCCCCTTCACGGAACCTTCTGCGGAAATGGATATTTCCTGCAACCTCTGTGGCGGTAAAGGATGTGCATTCTGTAAACATACCGGCTGGGTAGAAATCCTCGGTTGTGGTATGGTAGACCCGAATGTGCTCGAAAATTGCGGTATCGACAGCAAAGTCTATACCGGCTACGCTTTGGGAATGGGTATCGAACGTATAACCAACCTGAAATACCAAGTAAAAGACCTTCGAATGTTCTCGGAAAACGATGTCCGTTTCCTGAAACAATTCGAATCAGCCAATTAA
- the crcB gene encoding fluoride efflux transporter CrcB encodes MIKVLILITGGAIGSALRYWVSMWVQRSMLYSFPFGILSVNVIGSFLIGFCWSLAEDYNFSVNTRAFLFTGLFGGFTTFSSFALDTMSLMKTGDYKLAFINILASNILGLIAVFLGLLLGKNVLSLLK; translated from the coding sequence ATGATAAAGGTTTTGATTTTAATTACAGGAGGAGCTATCGGATCGGCACTACGCTATTGGGTTTCCATGTGGGTGCAACGGTCGATGCTTTACTCCTTTCCTTTTGGGATACTTTCCGTGAATGTTATCGGCTCTTTTCTGATCGGCTTCTGCTGGAGCCTTGCCGAAGACTATAATTTCTCTGTCAACACAAGAGCTTTCCTGTTCACCGGACTTTTTGGCGGATTTACCACTTTCTCTTCATTTGCATTGGATACGATGTCCCTCATGAAAACGGGCGATTATAAATTAGCATTTATAAATATACTGGCCAGCAATATCTTAGGACTTATTGCTGTATTTTTGGGTTTGTTACTCGGAAAAAATGTCTTATCTTTATTGAAATAA